A region from the Citrobacter koseri ATCC BAA-895 genome encodes:
- a CDS encoding cytochrome b, with protein MAAEHLSIPRRERVWRIPFPRTVAGVWVFAVGIILLVMLGVQILSGLVLAMFYVPTEGLAFDSIIHIMRSVRHGELVRNAHSIGASLFFFACYLHIFRAMYYNVYRKPYLKMWMISVTLYVLLMITAFLGYSLIWGQKSYWAATVITGFTRAIPWVGDTLYSFLVGGYAPGTPTLGRFYVLHFIIPFVIVGGTIWHIRTVQSAFAQAMKKTFTQSESRKLFFDYKITDSDAIKLTLFMMLFAWFLFFAPHYLSSADNFIPADPTVTPAVVAPEWYFLPFFSILRCFPNELLGIVAMCASVLIFYFLPWLDTSRARFRNYSKLVKCGFWLWVANAFFLGWLGSKALVGPDLPDGFSNEEGWIRAASQLSTLVYFGWFVIVLPCRRFLEKQD; from the coding sequence ATGGCGGCAGAACATCTATCCATACCCCGACGAGAGCGAGTGTGGCGTATTCCCTTCCCTCGTACGGTCGCAGGCGTCTGGGTTTTTGCCGTCGGGATCATTCTGCTGGTGATGCTCGGAGTACAAATCCTTTCTGGTCTCGTTCTGGCGATGTTTTATGTACCCACGGAAGGGCTGGCCTTTGATTCAATCATTCATATTATGCGATCCGTGAGACACGGCGAACTGGTGCGCAACGCGCATTCTATTGGCGCATCGCTATTTTTCTTCGCCTGTTACCTGCACATCTTCCGCGCCATGTATTACAACGTGTACCGAAAGCCTTATCTCAAAATGTGGATGATAAGCGTGACGTTATACGTGTTACTGATGATCACCGCATTTCTGGGATATAGCCTGATTTGGGGGCAAAAAAGCTACTGGGCCGCCACCGTTATTACCGGATTCACTCGTGCGATCCCGTGGGTGGGAGATACGTTGTATTCGTTTTTAGTCGGCGGGTATGCTCCAGGAACACCCACATTAGGCCGGTTTTATGTGCTTCATTTTATTATCCCCTTCGTCATTGTCGGGGGAACGATATGGCATATCCGCACCGTACAGTCCGCATTTGCGCAGGCAATGAAAAAGACATTTACGCAGAGCGAGTCCCGGAAACTGTTTTTCGATTATAAAATCACCGACAGTGATGCCATCAAGCTCACTCTTTTCATGATGCTGTTCGCCTGGTTTTTATTCTTTGCCCCGCACTATCTCAGCAGCGCCGATAATTTTATCCCGGCAGATCCCACCGTAACGCCCGCTGTCGTGGCGCCTGAGTGGTATTTTTTGCCGTTCTTTTCCATTTTGCGCTGCTTCCCAAACGAACTTCTCGGGATAGTCGCCATGTGTGCTTCAGTGCTGATTTTTTATTTTCTCCCCTGGCTCGACACTTCACGCGCCCGCTTTCGCAATTACAGCAAGCTCGTTAAATGTGGTTTTTGGCTCTGGGTTGCTAATGCATTCTTTTTAGGATGGCTGGGTTCAAAAGCGCTGGTCGGCCCCGACCTGCCTGACGGTTTCAGTAATGAAGAGGGCTGGATACGCGCGGCATCGCAACTTTCAACGCTGGTTTACTTCGGATGGTTTGTCATCGTACTGCCCTGCCGACGTTTTCTGGAAAAGCAGGATTAA
- a CDS encoding Shedu immune nuclease family protein, whose amino-acid sequence MEFEAEKVTFERKVRRYLSASVKRQVAILSGYRCSFPGCDQNLMLQDSSFIGEIASIEAIHSHGPRYNPSTNADQLLQTENYLLLCPNHHAIIDRQPEIYSAEWLRKARKEHLNKISEIVSASKCVAEVKLDEQVEISLEEAIGVWKVNRENASEEFWQTLLQKCPAVLSQIFPQSMFQLGSKCYVGGKSINNSGGNLVDFIYASRLTGNIVLVEIKTPKTILLGRRYRTNAYSISEELSGAFVQVLNYKDQLMKEYFKLSEGNGGDSFSAFNPKCLIVIGTLESELKNNSQYKSFELFRNSMTNVEIVTYDELFQKAQDILDMIK is encoded by the coding sequence ATGGAATTTGAGGCGGAAAAAGTAACCTTTGAGAGAAAGGTAAGACGTTATCTCTCCGCTAGCGTGAAGCGGCAGGTAGCTATATTGAGCGGCTATCGATGCTCGTTTCCAGGTTGTGATCAAAACCTCATGCTTCAGGACTCATCATTTATTGGGGAAATAGCTTCGATTGAAGCCATTCACTCTCACGGGCCAAGATACAACCCTTCTACAAATGCAGACCAACTACTTCAAACAGAAAACTATCTTCTGTTGTGCCCGAATCATCATGCGATTATTGACAGGCAGCCGGAAATATATTCGGCTGAGTGGCTAAGAAAGGCCAGGAAAGAACATTTAAATAAAATATCAGAAATAGTGTCTGCCTCTAAGTGTGTAGCAGAGGTCAAGCTGGATGAGCAGGTCGAAATCTCTTTAGAGGAAGCAATAGGTGTCTGGAAAGTAAATCGTGAAAATGCATCCGAGGAATTCTGGCAAACTCTTCTACAAAAATGTCCTGCTGTATTATCACAGATATTTCCACAAAGTATGTTTCAGTTAGGCAGTAAATGCTATGTTGGTGGAAAATCAATAAACAATTCGGGTGGTAATCTTGTCGACTTTATCTACGCAAGCAGGCTGACTGGAAATATAGTATTGGTCGAAATAAAGACCCCAAAGACGATATTACTGGGGAGAAGATATAGAACTAATGCCTATTCAATTAGCGAAGAACTATCTGGGGCGTTTGTTCAGGTGTTAAATTATAAAGACCAATTAATGAAGGAATATTTCAAACTAAGTGAAGGTAACGGAGGTGATTCATTTTCGGCATTCAATCCTAAATGCTTAATTGTTATTGGTACACTTGAGTCGGAGCTTAAAAATAATAGTCAATACAAATCATTTGAGCTATTCAGAAATAGTATGACAAACGTTGAGATTGTCACTTATGACGAGCTATTTCAAAAGGCTCAAGACATTCTGGATATGATCAAATAA
- a CDS encoding ABC transporter substrate-binding protein, translating into MYADFTLPHKKYLLAVAGAALLFTSGLTHAAKTVYPLTIKNCGRDITFNKAPERVATVGQNSTEILYSLGLAERVVGTSLWFGPVPDAYKAANEKVAVIAQNIPSFEGIIAKKPDLVASQFEWQIGPAGTVASYEQFSELNVPVYTAPADCAKDNEDGGDGVRKGMFDIAMVYQEVSDLAKIFDVQDKGDELIASLKAREAAAKDKIAGMDKNVSAVFWFSSADLQLDPYVAGKFGPAAWIAQTLGVKNVIDSAEEWPTVGWETIAKASPSVIVLGEMSRRRFPADDWQVKLEYLKSDPVTKLIPAVKENHLPVVDVQTMNAGIRTIDGVEKLADALVEYGLAHPKTAQ; encoded by the coding sequence ATGTACGCAGACTTTACTTTACCTCATAAAAAATACCTTCTGGCTGTGGCTGGCGCAGCGTTATTATTCACATCAGGATTGACTCATGCGGCAAAAACAGTCTATCCGTTGACGATTAAAAACTGCGGCCGTGATATTACCTTCAATAAAGCCCCGGAACGCGTTGCCACGGTCGGGCAAAACAGCACTGAAATTCTTTATTCCCTGGGACTGGCCGAGCGCGTTGTCGGCACATCGCTGTGGTTCGGCCCCGTCCCGGATGCTTACAAAGCGGCAAATGAAAAAGTGGCCGTGATTGCGCAGAACATCCCCAGCTTTGAAGGCATTATTGCCAAAAAACCGGATTTGGTCGCCAGTCAGTTTGAATGGCAAATTGGGCCTGCCGGAACCGTCGCCTCTTACGAGCAGTTTAGCGAGTTGAACGTGCCGGTATATACCGCGCCTGCGGACTGCGCTAAAGACAACGAAGACGGTGGCGACGGTGTACGTAAAGGCATGTTTGATATTGCTATGGTTTATCAGGAAGTCTCCGATCTGGCGAAAATTTTTGACGTGCAGGACAAAGGCGATGAATTGATCGCCAGTCTGAAGGCCCGTGAAGCTGCCGCCAAAGACAAAATTGCCGGAATGGATAAAAACGTCTCCGCCGTATTCTGGTTTTCCAGCGCCGATCTGCAACTGGACCCCTATGTGGCCGGGAAATTTGGCCCTGCCGCATGGATCGCCCAGACGCTGGGGGTGAAAAATGTGATTGATTCTGCTGAAGAGTGGCCAACCGTTGGCTGGGAAACCATCGCGAAAGCCAGCCCGTCCGTCATTGTTCTCGGTGAAATGAGCCGTCGTCGTTTCCCGGCAGATGACTGGCAGGTCAAACTGGAATATCTCAAGTCCGACCCCGTGACTAAACTCATCCCCGCCGTGAAGGAGAACCATCTGCCGGTGGTGGATGTGCAAACAATGAACGCCGGCATCAGAACGATAGATGGCGTCGAGAAACTCGCAGATGCGTTGGTTGAATACGGTCTGGCACATCCGAAAACGGCTCAATAA
- a CDS encoding cytochrome c1: protein MKGLVRYSVLWLCILGASAVCAQETPPRQAWSFSGITGHYDKEQLRRGLQVYEEKCRACHGMVHLNFRTLTKPGGPELSLTEAKRLASGYVFPDIQDDGQPGEREGNLNDTFVSPYLNDQEARYLNNGALPVDLTYIVRARTYDRGFPQFLFDAFLPYTDQGADYVYALLTGYLPDDPEMKANRYAPGGIINMPKPLSDGEINRSEKDDIPETEEQYARDVTAFLAWAADPALEQRKHQGHYVMSYLVIMLALLLILRRLKRRSSEKTSENG from the coding sequence ATGAAGGGATTAGTAAGATATAGCGTTTTATGGCTGTGCATTCTGGGCGCCAGCGCTGTCTGTGCGCAAGAGACGCCACCTCGCCAGGCGTGGAGTTTTAGCGGCATAACGGGCCACTATGATAAAGAACAACTGCGGCGCGGTTTACAGGTCTACGAAGAGAAATGCCGCGCCTGCCACGGGATGGTTCATCTTAATTTTCGCACCCTGACAAAGCCAGGCGGACCCGAACTCTCGCTCACAGAGGCAAAGCGTCTTGCCAGCGGCTACGTCTTTCCCGACATTCAGGATGATGGTCAACCCGGCGAGCGGGAAGGCAATCTCAATGATACGTTTGTCTCGCCCTACCTTAACGATCAGGAAGCAAGATATCTTAATAATGGCGCCCTTCCCGTCGATTTAACCTATATCGTTCGCGCCAGAACGTACGACCGGGGGTTCCCGCAATTTCTGTTCGATGCCTTCTTGCCCTATACCGATCAGGGGGCGGATTACGTCTATGCCTTGTTGACCGGTTATCTGCCTGACGACCCGGAAATGAAGGCAAACCGATACGCTCCCGGCGGCATAATTAACATGCCGAAGCCGTTGTCTGATGGGGAGATCAACAGGTCAGAAAAGGACGATATACCAGAAACCGAAGAGCAGTACGCGCGGGACGTTACGGCTTTTCTGGCATGGGCTGCCGATCCGGCGCTTGAACAGCGAAAGCATCAGGGCCATTACGTAATGAGTTATCTGGTCATTATGCTGGCATTGCTGCTGATTTTGCGCCGATTAAAGAGACGCTCGTCAGAAAAAACGAGTGAGAATGGTTAA
- the pth gene encoding aminoacyl-tRNA hydrolase, with product MTIKLIVGLANPGAEYAATRHNAGAWYVDLLAERLRAPLREEPKFFGYTSRVTLEGEDVRLLVPTTFMNLSGKAVGAMASFYRIMPDEILVAHDELDLPPGVAKFKLGGGHGGHNGLKDIINKLGNNPNFHRLRVGIGHPGDKNKVVGFVLGKPPVSEQKLIDDAIDEAARCTEVWFKEGLTKATNRLHAFKAQ from the coding sequence GTGACGATTAAATTGATTGTCGGCCTGGCGAACCCCGGCGCAGAATACGCGGCGACACGCCATAATGCGGGCGCATGGTACGTCGATTTACTGGCAGAGCGACTACGCGCGCCTCTGCGTGAAGAGCCGAAATTCTTCGGTTACACCTCCAGAGTGACCCTCGAAGGGGAAGATGTTCGCCTGCTGGTGCCGACCACGTTTATGAATCTGAGCGGTAAAGCCGTCGGCGCGATGGCCAGTTTTTACCGCATCATGCCCGATGAGATTCTGGTTGCCCACGACGAACTGGATCTCCCCCCTGGCGTCGCGAAATTTAAGTTAGGCGGCGGACACGGTGGTCATAATGGCCTGAAAGATATCATCAACAAACTGGGTAATAACCCTAACTTTCATCGCTTACGTGTCGGAATTGGTCATCCGGGCGATAAAAATAAAGTTGTCGGTTTTGTTCTGGGTAAACCGCCAGTGTCGGAACAAAAGTTAATTGACGACGCCATTGACGAAGCGGCACGTTGTACTGAAGTCTGGTTCAAAGAAGGGTTAACCAAAGCGACGAACCGATTACATGCCTTTAAAGCACAATAA
- the ychH gene encoding stress-induced protein YchH: MKRKNASLLGNVLMGLGLVVMVVGVGYSILNQLPQFNLPQFFAHGAVLSIFVGAILWLAGARVGGHEQVSDRYWWVRHYDKRCRRNDNRRHS; encoded by the coding sequence ATGAAACGCAAAAACGCTTCGTTACTCGGTAACGTGCTCATGGGGTTGGGGTTAGTGGTCATGGTGGTTGGTGTTGGTTATTCTATTTTAAACCAGTTACCGCAGTTTAACCTGCCACAATTTTTTGCACATGGTGCGGTGCTGAGCATCTTTGTCGGTGCCATTCTCTGGCTGGCAGGCGCCCGCGTTGGTGGGCATGAACAGGTGAGCGATCGTTACTGGTGGGTTCGCCACTACGACAAACGTTGCCGCCGTAACGACAATCGCCGTCACAGCTAA
- a CDS encoding ABC transporter ATP-binding protein — MTVNSALTAPRYPSATVRSLVQAQQLYWEVKGKAIVSDVSFHVAPGEFVGIIGPNGSGKTSLISLLAGLLKPSSGSVTLENKNIRHYSRRHLAQKVALVEQQAETSERLTALQAVSLGRTPWLSLLSPWSKQDDDIVQTMLEKVDLQRVQNRCWNTFSGGEKQRLHIARALAQQPKVLLMDEPTNHLDIQHQIGLLNLVKRQKLTVIAALHDLNHAAMFCDRILVMKAGQLAMQGSPATIFTPENLSQWFGINAIVEQAPDGLSCFIRYQRPE, encoded by the coding sequence ATGACGGTAAATTCTGCTCTCACCGCTCCACGCTATCCTTCTGCAACAGTCCGAAGCCTGGTGCAGGCGCAGCAACTGTACTGGGAAGTGAAAGGCAAAGCCATCGTCAGCGACGTCTCTTTTCACGTCGCGCCCGGTGAGTTTGTCGGCATTATCGGCCCCAATGGCTCAGGCAAAACATCACTGATCTCATTGCTTGCCGGTTTACTGAAACCCTCGTCAGGCAGCGTAACGCTGGAGAATAAAAATATTCGCCATTACTCACGCCGCCATTTAGCGCAAAAAGTGGCGCTGGTGGAACAACAAGCGGAAACCAGTGAACGTCTCACCGCATTGCAGGCTGTCTCTCTGGGGCGCACCCCGTGGTTGAGTCTGCTCTCGCCCTGGTCTAAACAAGATGACGATATTGTCCAGACCATGCTGGAGAAGGTAGATCTACAGCGCGTACAAAATCGCTGCTGGAATACCTTTTCTGGCGGGGAAAAACAGCGTTTGCATATCGCCCGGGCCCTGGCGCAGCAGCCGAAAGTGCTGCTGATGGATGAACCCACGAACCATCTCGACATTCAACATCAGATAGGCCTGCTTAATCTGGTGAAACGCCAGAAGCTCACCGTCATTGCGGCTCTGCACGACCTGAACCATGCCGCCATGTTCTGCGACCGCATTCTCGTAATGAAAGCGGGTCAACTGGCAATGCAGGGCAGCCCTGCAACCATTTTTACGCCTGAAAACCTCAGCCAGTGGTTTGGCATTAATGCCATCGTTGAGCAGGCGCCGGATGGATTGAGTTGCTTCATCCGCTACCAACGACCGGAATAA
- the ychF gene encoding redox-regulated ATPase YchF, which translates to MGFKCGIVGLPNVGKSTLFNALTKAGIEAANFPFCTIEPNTGVVPMPDPRLDKLAEIVKPQRILPTTMEFVDIAGLVKGASKGEGLGNQFLTNIRETEAIGHVVRCFENDNIIHVAGKVNPAEDIDVINTELALSDLDTCERAIHRVQKKAKGGDKDAKAELAALEKCLPHLENAGMLRSLDLTDEDKAAIRYLSFLTLKPTMYIANVNEDGFENNPYLDQVRAIADAEGSVVVPVCAAIEADIAELDDADRDEFMAELGIEEPGLNRVIRAGYKLLNLQTYFTAGVKEVRAWTIPVGATAPQAAGKIHTDFEKGFIRAQTIAFDDFITYKGEQGAKEAGKMRAEGKDYIVKDGDVMNFLFNV; encoded by the coding sequence ATGGGATTCAAATGCGGTATCGTTGGTTTGCCCAACGTCGGGAAATCCACCCTGTTCAACGCCCTGACTAAAGCCGGTATTGAAGCGGCAAACTTCCCGTTCTGCACCATCGAGCCAAATACCGGTGTAGTGCCGATGCCCGATCCGCGTCTGGACAAACTGGCTGAGATTGTCAAGCCGCAGCGCATTCTCCCTACCACCATGGAGTTCGTCGACATTGCCGGTCTGGTAAAAGGCGCGTCGAAAGGCGAAGGCCTGGGTAACCAGTTCCTGACAAACATCCGTGAAACCGAAGCGATTGGTCACGTAGTACGCTGCTTTGAAAACGACAACATCATCCACGTTGCGGGGAAAGTAAACCCGGCGGAAGATATTGACGTTATCAACACCGAGCTGGCGCTGTCCGACCTTGATACCTGTGAACGCGCCATTCACCGCGTGCAGAAGAAAGCCAAAGGCGGCGATAAGGACGCGAAAGCTGAGCTGGCCGCGCTGGAAAAATGCCTGCCGCACCTGGAAAACGCCGGCATGCTGCGCTCACTGGATCTGACAGACGAAGATAAAGCGGCGATCCGCTATCTGAGCTTCCTGACGCTGAAGCCGACCATGTATATCGCTAACGTCAACGAAGATGGCTTCGAAAATAACCCGTACCTGGATCAGGTTCGCGCCATTGCCGATGCAGAAGGCTCTGTCGTGGTTCCGGTTTGTGCCGCTATCGAGGCCGACATCGCAGAACTCGACGATGCTGACCGTGACGAGTTTATGGCTGAGCTGGGTATTGAAGAACCGGGTCTCAACCGCGTAATTCGCGCTGGCTACAAGCTGCTGAATCTGCAAACTTATTTTACCGCTGGTGTGAAAGAAGTACGCGCGTGGACGATTCCTGTCGGCGCAACCGCACCGCAGGCTGCGGGTAAAATTCACACCGATTTTGAGAAAGGCTTTATTCGTGCACAGACCATCGCTTTCGACGACTTCATCACGTACAAAGGTGAACAAGGCGCGAAAGAAGCCGGTAAGATGCGTGCGGAAGGCAAAGACTACATCGTTAAAGACGGCGATGTGATGAACTTCTTGTTCAACGTCTAA
- a CDS encoding GNAT family N-acetyltransferase — MKPTSPFVFREITRDDIPAVQSFIIRHLNLYFNAGRALPTASDDVFDLQGNYLERERNQLFGVWNEQQQIIGTLAICQYDDRIEMLHGRYNLPETAEICRCYVDQHYRRQGIGSQLVSLAEQFCEQQHYKILYLHTHHFLPGGYQFWRRNLFNVFMDVGDEWQIVHMEKPCKYIVTSDNIDNIHCL, encoded by the coding sequence ATGAAACCAACCTCTCCGTTTGTTTTTCGTGAAATAACGCGGGACGATATTCCTGCCGTACAGTCCTTTATTATTCGGCATCTTAATCTTTATTTTAATGCCGGAAGAGCATTACCCACTGCGAGTGACGACGTATTCGACCTCCAGGGAAATTATCTTGAGCGGGAAAGAAACCAATTGTTCGGCGTCTGGAATGAACAACAGCAGATAATTGGGACGCTGGCGATATGTCAGTACGATGACAGAATAGAGATGTTGCACGGTCGTTATAATTTACCGGAGACAGCTGAGATTTGTCGCTGCTATGTCGATCAGCATTATCGCAGGCAAGGTATTGGCAGCCAACTGGTCTCGCTGGCTGAACAATTTTGCGAGCAGCAACACTATAAAATATTATATTTGCACACCCATCATTTTTTACCCGGCGGGTATCAATTCTGGCGGCGAAATCTGTTTAACGTCTTCATGGATGTGGGCGACGAGTGGCAGATCGTGCATATGGAAAAACCGTGTAAATATATTGTTACCAGCGACAATATTGATAACATTCACTGTTTATAA
- a CDS encoding pseudoazurin — protein MKLIKQSLSMLCLLALTTTAFAQTHEVLMKNRGAGGPMVYEPDYLAIQPGDTVKFIRKHKSHNAASIAELSPAGYPGFVGKIDEEIEVKYDKPGFYGIKCTPHYAQGMVMLIKVGDATLPDSYRTFKAPGIADKRFQDIYTRIEKQ, from the coding sequence ATGAAATTGATTAAGCAAAGCCTGAGCATGTTATGTCTGTTAGCGCTGACCACCACGGCTTTCGCTCAGACCCACGAAGTGCTGATGAAAAACAGAGGCGCGGGCGGCCCGATGGTATATGAACCTGATTATCTGGCGATTCAGCCAGGCGACACCGTGAAGTTTATTCGCAAGCATAAGAGCCATAACGCTGCGTCAATCGCAGAGCTTTCGCCAGCAGGCTACCCCGGATTTGTCGGCAAGATTGATGAGGAAATTGAGGTCAAGTACGACAAACCTGGATTTTACGGTATTAAATGCACCCCGCATTACGCGCAAGGGATGGTGATGCTCATTAAAGTGGGTGATGCAACCCTGCCTGACAGCTATCGAACCTTTAAGGCGCCGGGGATCGCGGATAAGCGTTTCCAGGACATTTATACACGCATTGAGAAACAGTAA
- the petA gene encoding ubiquinol-cytochrome c reductase iron-sulfur subunit: MADKKQGNEDVQVQRRECLCKLTKFVGAAGVTAAVWPLISALGPDDKTVAENEPVDVSLAGVAVGQTVKRVWQGKLILIHHRTPEEIRSAQQADVHRFIDPQADGERIKTEYPQWLVIQGYCPHAGCVPNAKPGGQGWVCPCHGSEFDTSGRVTRGPATANLAIPDYAFHPDGLTVRIGAKEV; the protein is encoded by the coding sequence GTGGCGGATAAAAAACAGGGCAATGAAGATGTTCAGGTACAGCGGCGAGAATGCCTGTGTAAACTCACAAAATTTGTCGGGGCTGCGGGTGTCACCGCCGCCGTCTGGCCGCTCATCTCCGCACTGGGGCCGGATGATAAAACCGTAGCGGAAAACGAACCTGTCGATGTCTCTCTCGCCGGGGTTGCCGTCGGTCAGACGGTGAAAAGAGTCTGGCAGGGAAAGCTTATCCTTATTCATCACCGTACCCCGGAGGAAATTCGCTCAGCGCAGCAGGCGGATGTCCATCGTTTTATCGATCCGCAGGCTGACGGCGAACGTATCAAGACAGAGTATCCGCAGTGGCTGGTCATTCAAGGTTACTGCCCCCACGCAGGCTGTGTGCCCAATGCCAAACCCGGTGGGCAAGGCTGGGTATGCCCTTGTCATGGCTCGGAGTTTGACACTTCAGGGCGCGTCACGCGGGGGCCCGCTACGGCGAATCTCGCAATCCCCGATTACGCGTTTCATCCCGATGGCCTGACGGTGCGTATCGGCGCGAAGGAAGTCTGA
- a CDS encoding FecCD family ABC transporter permease → MSETRRTRRAVGQLTIRIGGHALWVSVLMCCVLLAGISIGETFIPWQHVIHTLSNQFFDTRYAVDALDAGIIWNYRLTRALVSACCGACLAVSGVVLQSLLRNALAEPYLLGISAGASTGAVLIALTGLGAGIVSMSLGAFIGALTAFLFVALLAIAAGGRQGSATTQIILAGIASSQLFNALTSLIITRSANAEQARGIMFWLLGNLSGVRWPDVVLAVPTALVGVALCFCYARHLDAFSFGAESAASLGIPVKRTRGVLIAAVTGMTAIMVSIVGAIGFVGLVIPHAARLLVGNQHHRLLPVSAMIGAIFLIIADVISRTLLPGQVLPIGVITALVGAPAFSIILIRGNQTK, encoded by the coding sequence ATGAGCGAAACTCGCAGGACGCGTCGCGCTGTCGGCCAGTTAACGATAAGAATCGGGGGACACGCCCTTTGGGTCAGCGTGCTGATGTGCTGCGTTCTATTGGCGGGGATCTCCATTGGCGAGACGTTTATCCCCTGGCAGCATGTTATCCATACGCTTTCTAACCAGTTCTTTGATACGCGCTATGCCGTTGATGCGCTGGATGCGGGCATTATCTGGAACTATCGCCTGACGCGGGCGTTGGTTTCTGCCTGTTGTGGCGCGTGTCTGGCGGTTTCCGGCGTCGTATTGCAGTCATTGCTACGAAACGCGCTGGCAGAGCCTTATCTACTGGGGATCTCTGCCGGCGCCTCGACCGGCGCTGTTCTGATCGCCTTAACAGGGCTTGGCGCTGGGATCGTCAGCATGTCGCTCGGGGCTTTTATTGGGGCGTTAACGGCTTTTCTTTTCGTGGCGTTACTGGCGATCGCCGCCGGGGGGAGACAGGGAAGCGCCACCACGCAAATCATCCTGGCCGGGATCGCCAGTTCACAGTTATTTAATGCCCTCACCTCGCTAATCATCACTCGCTCAGCGAATGCAGAACAGGCTCGTGGGATTATGTTCTGGCTGCTGGGCAATCTGAGCGGCGTTCGCTGGCCAGATGTCGTTTTGGCCGTCCCTACCGCGCTGGTCGGTGTGGCGTTATGTTTTTGTTACGCCCGTCATCTGGATGCGTTTTCGTTTGGCGCAGAGTCCGCAGCGTCACTTGGCATCCCGGTAAAACGCACGCGCGGAGTCCTGATTGCCGCCGTTACCGGTATGACGGCAATTATGGTCTCCATTGTCGGGGCGATTGGTTTTGTCGGCCTGGTGATCCCCCATGCCGCCCGCCTGCTGGTGGGTAATCAACACCATCGATTGCTGCCGGTCAGCGCCATGATCGGCGCCATTTTTCTCATTATCGCCGACGTAATCTCCAGAACATTACTTCCCGGGCAGGTGTTACCCATCGGGGTGATTACGGCGCTTGTAGGCGCACCTGCGTTTTCCATCATTTTGATCAGAGGAAACCAGACAAAATGA